GTGGCCTCCAGCGCCGCGGTGGGATCGTAGGAGAGCCGCCCCAGGGCGAAGCCGCGCACCCGGTCGTTGGGGCGCACGTCGAGGAAGGCGTCGAGCAGGTTGGGCGAGCTCATCGGCCAGAGCGCCGGCACCACGTTGCGCTGCCAGGTGGTGGTGGCGCGCAGGTAGAGCTGCCCGCCCAGGGCCAGGGGATCGTCCACGGCGTCGTCGATGCGCCCGGTCGGGCCGGCGCGGTCGCGATCGCCGAGGAGCTCGGCCTCGCGAGGGTCGAGGGCGCCGCCGGGCACCCCTCACCCCGGCCCTCTCCCCGGAGGGGAGAGGGGGCAGACGTGGTGACGGGCACCCCCTCACCCCGGCCCTCTCCCCGCTGGGGAGCGGGGGGCACGGCCGCCGGGAGCGGAGGGGTCGGCGCACCGAACAGGTCCTCCTCGCTGGGCCGCTCCTGCGCGGCAACGGGGCCGGCCGCGAGGAGGGCGGCCAGCAGCAGCGCGGCCGGCGGGCGGGCGGCGCTCACCGGCTCCTCGCCTCGAGCCAGGCCTTGGTGAACAGGTTGGCCTCGAGGGGCCTGAGATCGATCTCCTTGATGAGCACCAGCGTCTGGTTGCCCTTCTCGATCTCGTCGAAGAAGCGCATCTCCTCCGGGTACCAGACCTCGCCCTGCTTCGACTCCGACCAGATCCGCCGCCAGCGCGGGTAGTAGGAGGTCCGCATCAGCTTGCCGGAGAGCGCCAGCTCCTCGCGCTTCAGCTCGTTCAGGGTGGCCTGGTCCACCCAGAGCCGCATCACCGGGAAGGCCACGTCCACCCCCGGCTTCACCGTGAGCGTCAGCTTCCAGGTCTGGTAGGCGCCCAGCTTCGCCTCCCCCTCGAACCTGGCGTCGTACTCCTCGGCCAGCCGGGAGTCGGAGAGGTCGCCGCGCCGCGTGTCCGACCCCCCGATGCGCTCGCGCTCGGTGCGCCGCTCCCACCGGCCGGTGGCCGGGTCGTACATCCACAGGTTCTTCTCGATGCGCAGGTAGCCCTTGCCGGCCTCGGCCTTGGGCTTGGTGAAGAGGAACATCTGCTTGTCGTCGGC
This genomic interval from Anaeromyxobacter sp. contains the following:
- a CDS encoding outer membrane lipoprotein-sorting protein, translating into MPACRTPLAALLLALAAAAAPARAAAPAAERRFDPSTPAGLAAVVKEIDERQRNQGDWKALCYMESKEKGKTDLASELLVYRRDADDKQMFLFTKPKAEAGKGYLRIEKNLWMYDPATGRWERRTERERIGGSDTRRGDLSDSRLAEEYDARFEGEAKLGAYQTWKLTLTVKPGVDVAFPVMRLWVDQATLNELKREELALSGKLMRTSYYPRWRRIWSESKQGEVWYPEEMRFFDEIEKGNQTLVLIKEIDLRPLEANLFTKAWLEARSR